One window of the Schistocerca gregaria isolate iqSchGreg1 unplaced genomic scaffold, iqSchGreg1.2 ptg000599l, whole genome shotgun sequence genome contains the following:
- the LOC126316766 gene encoding uncharacterized protein LOC126316766 translates to MLATMNLFERSCSFNIFLNIMSYLSIKDKIAAAAVCKTWNNIVVKTFTSFHLKRDTVNFYYAGSDNEVIRIFETFRFRNGGTPEYPYLHLVTLHKTPCMTNYLVDYMCSRYLNLKSAPNLTHLVLELEPIFPELATLSQLKHLKILLRRRFNSNTNYTWYIPDSGTLEFFHLELDDKFNKTFMTQPISIHYQYGQYRRINNAYQAFRNVKTLVILNGSLSGVDVSHLFPSLQCMKVQYPQNYGFPPTLETLNIVKLQSTNELPSLDKLTHLKTLVVNVKTFRACRQVRELLQNQTIHHLEIYVHDSSYRHLNDCFYEQLRSSPLGRNLRVLKIGNHTMSEHTLQLAQTKFKFSALKSTIKTAYDQKMTVFPPVHDEHTRVIRPCEYCGTSLEAHCIKDHYEVCSRSRRSCPLAYLGCRKAILNTSREYQKHMKKCSYNLLNCACCMKSIHISLYSAHMMMHDRALPFNELNSKTIKSCSAFKDVICIGCKQELEIDCLKKHLCPNRNSRKLVVFI, encoded by the exons ATGCTCGCAACAATGAATCTTTTTGAGCGTTCTTGTTCCTTCAACATTTTTTTGAATATTATGTCTTATCTCAGCATTAAAGACAAAATAGCCGCCGCAGCCGTGTGCAAGACCTGGAACAACATAGTTGTCAAAACTTT CACCTCCTTTCACCTGAAAAGAGACACGGTCAATTTCTATTACGCTGGGagcgacaacgaggtcattcgaATATTTGAGACATTTAGGTTTCGCAATGGCGGAACGCCTGAGTACCCCTACCTGCACTTAGTCACGCTTCACAAAACGCCCTGCATGACAAATTATCTGGTGGATTATATGTGCTCTCGGTATTTAAACTTGAAGTCCGCGCCGAATCTCACGCACCTAGTGTTGGAATTGGAGCCTATTTTTCCTGAGCTGGCCACGCTGTCTCAgctgaaacatttgaagattttgctcCGGAGGCGTTTCAATTCCAACACAAACTACACTTGGTACATACCAGATAGTGGAACCTTAGAGTTTTTCCATTTGGAATTAGACGATAAGTTCAACAAGACTTTTATGACCCAGCCCATTTCTATCCACTACCAGTATGGCCAGTATCGGCGAATCAACAACGCATATCAGGCATTTAGAAACGTCAAAACGTTGGTAATTTTGAACGGATCTCTAAGCGGAGTTGACGTTTCTCACCTGTTTCCTTCTCTTCAGTGTATGAAGGTACAATATCCTCAAAACTACGGGTTTCCCCCTACGCTCGAAACCTTGAACATCGTCAAGCTTCAAAGCACGAATGAACTCCCCTCTTTAGACAAACTGACTCATTTGAAGACGTTAGTGGTCAATGTGAAGACCTTCCGTGCTTGTCGACAAGTAAGAGAATTGCTTCAAAATCAGACTATCCACCACTTGGAAATTTACGTCCACGACTCAAGTTATCGACACTTAAATGATTGTTTCTACGAGCAGCTCCGATCCTCTCCTCTAGGTCGGAATCTCAGGGTGCTTAAAATTGGAAATCACACCATGTCCGAGCATACGCTTCAACTGGCTCAGACGAAATTCAAGTTTTCTGCTTTAAAATCGACGATTAAAACAGCTTACGATCAAAAGATGACGGTTTTTCCCCCTGTTCACGACGAGCACACAAGAGTCATCAGACCTTGCGAATATTGTGGAACGTCACTCGAAGCCCATTGCATAAAGGATCACTACGAAGTGTGTTCAAGGTCCAGAAGATCATGTCCGCTGGCTTATCTGGGATGCAGAAAAGCAATTTTGAACACGAGCCGAGAATACCAAAAACACATGAAAAAGTGTAGCTATAATTTGCTCAATTGTGCATGTTGTATGAaatccattcatatttctttgtactCTGCTCATATGATGATGCACGACCGAGCTCTTCCGTTCAACGAGCTAAACTCGAAAACGATTAAATCATGTTCCGCCTTTAAAGATGTGATTTGTATCGGCTGCAAGCAGGAGCTCGAAATTGACTGTTTGAAAAAGCATTTGTGTCCAAACAGAAATTCGAGGAAGTTGGTTGTgtttatataa
- the LOC126316774 gene encoding mitochondrial chaperone BCS1-like: MSTLSSLVSSLSSNPYFGAGFGLIGLGTGLAAARRGTQLGAQYLKKKYLVSIEIPHTDPSYYWFLNWMGHRVKTTQQLSLKTSFIRLDNGAVKTKFDFFPSIGNHFFKYNNTWIQVERARDKQTSSSSSNGTIWESVNVKMLGQNKKTLCNLLEEARELALKSEEGKTVIFTSFGPEWRPFGFPRRRRPIKSVILPSGVANAILNDVKEFSNNSDWYVHRGIPYRRGYLLYGPPGCGKSSFIQALAGELQLNICLLNLSERGLTNDRLNHLLTVAPERSVILLEDVDAAFRSRESNTESSNTITFSGLLNALDGIVAAEGRILFMTTNHPERLDPALIRPGRIDIQVGLPQAQTEQIEELFRKFYPEATEAQVKRFASLIPNNSLSMAQLQGFLLLHKDAPHKAIEKTTEFLTAVNKHT; the protein is encoded by the exons AT GTCCACGCTCTCTTCACTCGTATCTAGTCTATCGTCGAATCCTTATTTTGGAGCAGGATTTGGCCTCATAGGTCTGGGAACAGGACTCGCGGCTGCTCGGCGGGGTACTCAGTTAGGCgcacaatatttgaaaaaaaaatatttggtttCTATCGAAATCCCCCACACAGATCCATCTTACTATTGGTTTTTAAACTGGATGGGCCACCGGGTTAAGACAACTCAACAGCTAAGTCTAAAAACGAGTTTCATACGTCTAGATAACGGTGCCGTAAAAACCAAGTTCGATTTTTTTCCAAGCATTGGAAATCACTTTTTCAAATATAACAACACGTGGATTCAAGTCGAGCGCgcaagagacaaacaaacaagtagCTCTTCGAGTAATGGGACAATATGGGAATCGGTAAATGTCAAAATGTTGggacaaaacaaaaaaactctgtGCAATTTGCTCGAAGAAGCCAGAGAATTGGCTCTGAAATCAGAAGAAGGAAAAACGGTCATCTTCACAAGTTTTGGACCGGAATGGCGTCCATTTGGATTTCCGAGACGTCGGAGGCCAATCAAAAGTGTCATTCTACCTTCTGGAGTTGCAAATGCGATTTTGAACGATGTCaaggaattttcaaataattccgATTGGTATGTCCATAGAGGCATTCCATATCGTCGTGGATATTTGTTGTATGGACCTCCTGGGTGTGGAAAATCCAGTTTTATTCAGGCGCTTGCTGGAGAATTACAATTGAACATCTGCCTGCTTAACCTGTCAGAACGGGGACTTACAAATGATCGTCTCAATCATTTGTTGACTGTAGCTCCAGAAAGATCTGTTATCCTATTAgaagatg TCGATGCTGCATTTCGGTCGAGAGAATCCAACACTGAATCGAGTAATACAATTACATTCTCTGGACTGTTGAATGCACTAGATGGGATTGTTGCAGCAGAGGGCCGCATTTTGTTTATGACAACCAACCATCCTGAG AGACTAGATCCTGCGCTCATCAGACCTGGAAGAATTGATATCCAAGTCGGTTTGCCTCAAGCACAAACAGAACAAATTGAAGAACTGTTTCGAAAATTCTATCCTGAAGCGACCGAAGCTCAAGTCAAACGCTTCGCGTCACTAATACCTAATAACTCCCTGAGCATGGCTCAACTGCAGGGTTTTCTTCTGTTGCATAAAGACGCACCACATAAAGCAATTGAGAAAACAACTGAATTTTTGACAGCTGTTAATAAACACACATAA
- the LOC126316815 gene encoding uncharacterized protein LOC126316815 isoform X2, giving the protein MVLASALSPQETTQFMHMMDLIDKKKYQKALKINDSILKKNPMHGEMAPVQAHIRDYSGYLIMRKKILEHRCDLRNNWFGMAVAAHLCKEYELALSVLTSVHDACFRNEDSLKKWDTSHELSELLLYQAFILLDSGQYTSVLKFLNSMGDSIVDRVLYREYLAEALIQVGNLEQAKKQYRELLSMNPENSTYHFQYQKAHEIDGLSNPNCSLSDEQRETLGKIYEDLLDEHPKSDMIRLMPIFYWLEKEKVLQPLLRYMQEKFRKGVPSLWRILQPLYSRPEYGEILEDAALLFQRSLQSNGTWPNLDDPGADSGEKAPPEAIIWVYFFLSHHYLEKYDYDQSLSYINRAIEQSPNLIELYLLKAKILKKLTDYSKAAELVEQARLLDLSDRFLNNKSVKYWLRADKVDEAIKRVNLFSKTDTSTYNNVYSMQFMWFEIHLAESYYRQGDLAKALKNFTAVSEHFQEIKDQYYDFHNYCLRSMAMSSYIEVLRFGERAYGQRPFRRAAKGAILCYLKLEEQRNSNTAEAQEIPPSSAPTNGGGSLPSKSMKKPKSWNGKYDHDPHGLLLAKTSKPLEDATNYARLLSKYPGEDVESYLLSYEVYIRRNRPLLALKSLKLAIKIATCQNHQVHLKICHFLYWWVDHRHPVETVSSTIDAILQTLGITHLSNPKLYNESWLELVSDNFENRLAVAEVLLVYGDPDARPKALKLVMGLDQNHKCSLDSFFWATRLIRTYFDKAALDSFNVIAISKFPHVSHFLNPSDSSI; this is encoded by the exons ATGGTGTTAGCTAGCGCGTTGTCTCCGCAGGAGACGACGCAGTTCATGCACATGATG GACTTGATCGATAAGAAGAAGTATCAAAAAGCGCTCAAAATAAATgactcgattttgaaaaaaaacccGATGCATGGAG AAATGGCGCCTGTTCAAGCTCACATAAGGGACTATTCAGGCTATCTAATTATGAGGAAGAAGATACTGGAGCATCGCTGCGATCTTCGAAATAATTGGTTCGGAATGGCCGTGGCAGCCCACCTGTGCAAAGAGTATGAACTCGCCCTAAGCGTGTTGACGAGCGTACATGATGCCTGTTTCCGGAACGAAGATTCTCTCAAAAAATGGGATACCAGCCACGAATTATCTGAGCTACTGCTGTACCAAGCTTTTATACTTCTAGACTCTGGTCAATATACCTCTGTGCTGAAATTTCTAAATTCAAtgggagatagcatagtagaccgAGTGCTGTACAGAGAATACTTGGCGGAGGCATTGATTCAAGTCGGCAACTTAGAACAAGCGAAAAAACAATATCGAGAACTGCTAAGCATGAATCCAGAAAACTCAACATATCACTTTCAATATCAGAAGGCTCACGAGATCGACGGTCTGAGTAACCCCAACTGCTCTCTGTCCGACGAGCAACGCGAGACCCTGGGGAAAATATACGAAGATTTACTCGACGAACATCCAAAATCGGATATGATTCGCTTGATGCCAATCTTCTATTGGTTGGAAAAAGAAAAAGTCCTTCAACCTCTTCTAAGATATATGCAAGAAAAATTCAGAAAGGGCGTTCCTTCTCTCTGGAGAATCTTACAGCCTCTGTATTCCCGTCCAGAGTACGGCGAAATCCTAGAGGACGCGGCCCTGCTATTCCAACGCAGCCTTCAATCAAATGGCACCTGGCCCAACCTTGACGACCCTGGTGCTGATTCGGGCGAAAAGGCACCCCCTGAAGCGATCATATGGGTCTATTTTTTCTTATCACATCACTACCTCGAAAAGTACGACTACGACCAATCACTGTCTTATATCAACCGGGCCATCGAACAAAGCCCGAACCTCATTGAGCTCTACCTCCTAAAGGCCAAAATACTCAAGAAACTCACAGACTATTCAAAGGCCGCAGAACTCGTCGAACAGGCACGCCTCTTGGATTTGTCCGATCGCTTTTTAAACAATAAATCCGTTAAATACTGGCTACGTGCGGACAAAGTCGATGAGGCGATCAAGAGAGTGAATTTGTTTTCCAAGACGGACACTTCTACCTATAATAACGTTTATAGCATGCAGTTCATGTGGTTTGAAATACACCTAGCAGAGAGTTACTATCGCCAGGGTGACTTGGCCAAGGCGCTCAAAAATTTTACGGCAGTGAGCGAACACTTTCAAGAGATCAAAGATCAATATTACGACTTTCACAACTATTGCCTGCGAAGCATGGCCATGAGCTCCTATATTGAGGTGCTTCGGTTCGGGGAACGCGCCTACGGTCAAAGGCCGTTCCGTCGTGCTGCAAAAGGCGCCATCCTCTGTTACTTGAAACTGGAAGAACAACGTAACTCAAACACCGCCGAAGCACAAGAAATTCCTCCATCCAGCGCGCCTACGAATGGAGGTGGCTCTCTCCCAtccaaatcgatgaaaaaaccgaaGTCTTGGAATGGAAAGTACGATCACGATCCGCATGGACTTTTGCTGGCCAAAACCTCTAAACCCTTAGAAGACGCCACCAACTACGCTCGTCTTCTCTCAAAATACCCTGGAGAAGACGTCGAAAGTTACCTACTGTCCTACGAAGTCTACATCAGGCGAAACAGGCCTCTACTTGCACTGAAATCTTTAAAACTCGCCATCAAAATCGCAACCTGTCAAAACCATCAAGTCCATCTAAAAATTTGTCACTTCCTTTACTGGTGGGTAGATCATAGACATCCTGTAGAAACCGTGTCTTCCACCATCGACGCTATCCTTCAAACACTGGGAATCACACATCTCTCCAATCCAAAGTTATACAATGAATCTTGGCTTGAACTTGTTTCCGACAACTTCGAGAACCGACTAGCAG TTGCTGAAGTCCTCTTGGTCTACGGAGATCCAGACGCCCGACCGAAGGCGCTTAAACTGGTTATGGGGCTCGATCAGAATCACAAGTGCTCTCTAGATTCTTTCTTTTGGGCGACGCGTTTGATCCGGACTTATTTCGATAAGGCGGCGCTGGATAGCTTCAATGTGATTGCCATTTCTAAATTCCCTCATGTGTCACATTTTCTAAATCCATCTGACTCttccatatga
- the LOC126316815 gene encoding uncharacterized protein LOC126316815 isoform X1 — MVLASALSPQETTQFMHMMDLIDKKKYQKALKINDSILKKNPMHGETICVKGLIKHLTNHQAEGYKLARQGLYLNIASSFGWYILGVLYRVDMCFYMACLCFKTGLSHDPNDERILREMAPVQAHIRDYSGYLIMRKKILEHRCDLRNNWFGMAVAAHLCKEYELALSVLTSVHDACFRNEDSLKKWDTSHELSELLLYQAFILLDSGQYTSVLKFLNSMGDSIVDRVLYREYLAEALIQVGNLEQAKKQYRELLSMNPENSTYHFQYQKAHEIDGLSNPNCSLSDEQRETLGKIYEDLLDEHPKSDMIRLMPIFYWLEKEKVLQPLLRYMQEKFRKGVPSLWRILQPLYSRPEYGEILEDAALLFQRSLQSNGTWPNLDDPGADSGEKAPPEAIIWVYFFLSHHYLEKYDYDQSLSYINRAIEQSPNLIELYLLKAKILKKLTDYSKAAELVEQARLLDLSDRFLNNKSVKYWLRADKVDEAIKRVNLFSKTDTSTYNNVYSMQFMWFEIHLAESYYRQGDLAKALKNFTAVSEHFQEIKDQYYDFHNYCLRSMAMSSYIEVLRFGERAYGQRPFRRAAKGAILCYLKLEEQRNSNTAEAQEIPPSSAPTNGGGSLPSKSMKKPKSWNGKYDHDPHGLLLAKTSKPLEDATNYARLLSKYPGEDVESYLLSYEVYIRRNRPLLALKSLKLAIKIATCQNHQVHLKICHFLYWWVDHRHPVETVSSTIDAILQTLGITHLSNPKLYNESWLELVSDNFENRLAVAEVLLVYGDPDARPKALKLVMGLDQNHKCSLDSFFWATRLIRTYFDKAALDSFNVIAISKFPHVSHFLNPSDSSI; from the exons ATGGTGTTAGCTAGCGCGTTGTCTCCGCAGGAGACGACGCAGTTCATGCACATGATG GACTTGATCGATAAGAAGAAGTATCAAAAAGCGCTCAAAATAAATgactcgattttgaaaaaaaacccGATGCATGGAG AAACTATCTGTGTAAAGGGCTTGATCAAGCATTTAACGAATCACCAGGCGGAAGGGTACAAACTTGCCCGCCAGGGCTTGTACCTAAATATTGCTTCTAGTTTTGGGTGGTACATTTTGGGTGTATTGTACAGAGTTGATATGTGTTTCTATATGGCCTGCTTGTGCTTCAAGACGGGTCTAAGCCATGATCCTAACGATGAACGGATTCTTCGAGAAATGGCGCCTGTTCAAGCTCACATAAGGGACTATTCAGGCTATCTAATTATGAGGAAGAAGATACTGGAGCATCGCTGCGATCTTCGAAATAATTGGTTCGGAATGGCCGTGGCAGCCCACCTGTGCAAAGAGTATGAACTCGCCCTAAGCGTGTTGACGAGCGTACATGATGCCTGTTTCCGGAACGAAGATTCTCTCAAAAAATGGGATACCAGCCACGAATTATCTGAGCTACTGCTGTACCAAGCTTTTATACTTCTAGACTCTGGTCAATATACCTCTGTGCTGAAATTTCTAAATTCAAtgggagatagcatagtagaccgAGTGCTGTACAGAGAATACTTGGCGGAGGCATTGATTCAAGTCGGCAACTTAGAACAAGCGAAAAAACAATATCGAGAACTGCTAAGCATGAATCCAGAAAACTCAACATATCACTTTCAATATCAGAAGGCTCACGAGATCGACGGTCTGAGTAACCCCAACTGCTCTCTGTCCGACGAGCAACGCGAGACCCTGGGGAAAATATACGAAGATTTACTCGACGAACATCCAAAATCGGATATGATTCGCTTGATGCCAATCTTCTATTGGTTGGAAAAAGAAAAAGTCCTTCAACCTCTTCTAAGATATATGCAAGAAAAATTCAGAAAGGGCGTTCCTTCTCTCTGGAGAATCTTACAGCCTCTGTATTCCCGTCCAGAGTACGGCGAAATCCTAGAGGACGCGGCCCTGCTATTCCAACGCAGCCTTCAATCAAATGGCACCTGGCCCAACCTTGACGACCCTGGTGCTGATTCGGGCGAAAAGGCACCCCCTGAAGCGATCATATGGGTCTATTTTTTCTTATCACATCACTACCTCGAAAAGTACGACTACGACCAATCACTGTCTTATATCAACCGGGCCATCGAACAAAGCCCGAACCTCATTGAGCTCTACCTCCTAAAGGCCAAAATACTCAAGAAACTCACAGACTATTCAAAGGCCGCAGAACTCGTCGAACAGGCACGCCTCTTGGATTTGTCCGATCGCTTTTTAAACAATAAATCCGTTAAATACTGGCTACGTGCGGACAAAGTCGATGAGGCGATCAAGAGAGTGAATTTGTTTTCCAAGACGGACACTTCTACCTATAATAACGTTTATAGCATGCAGTTCATGTGGTTTGAAATACACCTAGCAGAGAGTTACTATCGCCAGGGTGACTTGGCCAAGGCGCTCAAAAATTTTACGGCAGTGAGCGAACACTTTCAAGAGATCAAAGATCAATATTACGACTTTCACAACTATTGCCTGCGAAGCATGGCCATGAGCTCCTATATTGAGGTGCTTCGGTTCGGGGAACGCGCCTACGGTCAAAGGCCGTTCCGTCGTGCTGCAAAAGGCGCCATCCTCTGTTACTTGAAACTGGAAGAACAACGTAACTCAAACACCGCCGAAGCACAAGAAATTCCTCCATCCAGCGCGCCTACGAATGGAGGTGGCTCTCTCCCAtccaaatcgatgaaaaaaccgaaGTCTTGGAATGGAAAGTACGATCACGATCCGCATGGACTTTTGCTGGCCAAAACCTCTAAACCCTTAGAAGACGCCACCAACTACGCTCGTCTTCTCTCAAAATACCCTGGAGAAGACGTCGAAAGTTACCTACTGTCCTACGAAGTCTACATCAGGCGAAACAGGCCTCTACTTGCACTGAAATCTTTAAAACTCGCCATCAAAATCGCAACCTGTCAAAACCATCAAGTCCATCTAAAAATTTGTCACTTCCTTTACTGGTGGGTAGATCATAGACATCCTGTAGAAACCGTGTCTTCCACCATCGACGCTATCCTTCAAACACTGGGAATCACACATCTCTCCAATCCAAAGTTATACAATGAATCTTGGCTTGAACTTGTTTCCGACAACTTCGAGAACCGACTAGCAG TTGCTGAAGTCCTCTTGGTCTACGGAGATCCAGACGCCCGACCGAAGGCGCTTAAACTGGTTATGGGGCTCGATCAGAATCACAAGTGCTCTCTAGATTCTTTCTTTTGGGCGACGCGTTTGATCCGGACTTATTTCGATAAGGCGGCGCTGGATAGCTTCAATGTGATTGCCATTTCTAAATTCCCTCATGTGTCACATTTTCTAAATCCATCTGACTCttccatatga
- the LOC126316814 gene encoding uncharacterized protein LOC126316814 yields the protein MAGCSPWTGLPGDIYLRILKLLSSSDLHSLILTCSSWKELITGNDCNNGFINSYWRHVLWKEWGICSSRVTSFAKGGMIPRDIYLAYKWSRISVADLFLPYMNIKKTNEIPRMKRRVQLSAISAFWVLGLYHTNSLNHQFEAQYRHDSTSYFGRVLEITNVFRIQIEGSARVAVPGYYRVSWRLKIVDAEHGLAPLFFYTSVSDSFRSGPKPMINRKVEISRRNVGYYRDEDLKWCYEELAHPALTNRKNFVYEFCPPHFVDNRQNLGEEEAGAGGEQANLPAIPTSQTSNEGTPGHTDSEHPAVGSQEQIRMNVWFDLIVGYIHVPKKWSGVRFAAINSVPDWKNGLWVDYVSLLPVTKKEFNMKDKLPMGFQATSDTTFGFDHYRTADPFLAPNMEVD from the exons ATGGCCGGATGCTCGCCATGGACTGGACTGCCTGGCGACAtatatctcagaatattgaaaCTGTTGTCGTCATCTGATTTGCATTCATTGATTTTG ACATGCTCTTCTTGGAAAGAGCTCATTACAGGCAATGATTGCAATAACGGATTCATCAATTCCTATTGGAGACACGTCTTGTGGAAGGAGTGGGGTATCTGTTCTTCCAGGGTAACTTCTTTTGCCAAAGGGGGCATGATACCACGTGATATATACCTTGCTTATAAATGGTCTAGAATCAGTGTAGCCGACCTATTTTTACCATACATGAATATAAAGAAAACCAACGAGATTCCTCGAATGAAAAGACGAGTTCAATTGAGCGCTATTTCAGCCTTTTGGGTTTTAGGGTTGTACCACACTAATTCCTTAAACCACCAATTCGAGGCTCAGTATAGACATGACTCGACTTCGTACTTTGGCAGAGTTCTGGAAATTACAAACGTCTTTAGAATTCAAATAGAGGGATCTGCGAGAGTGGCTGTCCCGGGATATTACAGAGTATCATGGCGCTTAAAGATTGTAGACGCAGAACACGGTTTGGCGCCATTATTTTTCTATACCAGTGTGTCAGATTCTTTTCGATCTGGGCCAAAGCCCATGATTAACCGAAAGGTTGAAATCAGTAGAAGGAATGTAGGATATTACAGAGACGAAGATTTAAAGTGGTGTTATGAAGAACTGGCACATCCCGCGCTTACgaacagaaaaaattttgtttaCGAGTTTTGCCCTCCTCACTTTGTGGATAATAGGCAAAATCTAGGAGAAGAGGAAGCCGGCGCTGGTGGTGAGCAGGCTAATTTGCCCGCTATTCCAACATCCCAGACTTCGAATGAGGGAACGCCTGGGCACACTGATTCAGAGCATCCCGCTGTTGGTAGCCAAGAACAAATTCGAATGAACGTTTGGTTCGATTTAATTGTGGGGTATATTCACGTACCGAAGAAGTGGAGTGGCGTTCGTTTTGCCGCAATCAATTCAGTTCCTGACTGGAAGAATGGATTATGGGTAGACTACGTTTCCTTGCTTCCAGTGACGAAGAAGGAATTCAATATGAAAGACAAACTTCCAATGGGTTTTCAGGCTACTTCAGATACAACGTTTGGTTTCGATCACTATAGAACAGCAGACCCCTTTCTTGCGCCTAATATGGAAGTTGACTAA